In Arthrobacter sp. MN05-02, one genomic interval encodes:
- the moeZ gene encoding adenylyltransferase/sulfurtransferase MoeZ — protein sequence MPTAVPSARPVPEPSEGWSEGWQGRVPGLPPLVDATGSLTQEESARYSRHLIIPGFGPDAQLRLKNARVLVIGAGGLGSPALLYLAAAGVGTLGIVDDDDVELSNLQRQVIHSVPDIGRSKAESARDSILALNPLVDVVLHRERLERSNALSLFAGYDLVVDGTDNFATRYLVNDAAAILGKPYVWGSILRFDGQVSVFWQDRGPTYRDLYPEAPPPGSVPSCAEGGVLGVLCAQIGSVMVNEAIKLITGVGTTLLGRVLVFDALEMSWREVRVRPDPTAARITELIDYEQFCGLPPAGRTGAEGAGSGDRVPTITVDELARLLAERSAGRADFELLDVRTPEEYAIVSIDGAVLVPKDTILDGDASVDAGRTVYVHCKSGVRSADVVRFLRAQGHPDARSVDGGIIEWVRRIEPAKLTY from the coding sequence GTGCCGACGGCGGTGCCGTCGGCACGACCGGTCCCGGAGCCGTCGGAGGGCTGGTCGGAGGGCTGGCAGGGACGGGTGCCAGGACTGCCTCCGCTCGTCGACGCGACCGGGAGCCTGACGCAGGAGGAGAGCGCCCGCTACTCCCGGCACCTGATCATCCCCGGTTTCGGGCCAGACGCGCAGCTGCGCCTCAAGAACGCGCGCGTGCTCGTGATCGGGGCCGGCGGTCTCGGCTCGCCCGCACTGCTCTACCTGGCCGCGGCGGGAGTGGGGACGCTCGGCATCGTGGACGACGACGACGTCGAGCTCTCGAACCTGCAGCGCCAGGTGATCCACTCGGTGCCGGACATCGGACGGTCGAAGGCCGAGTCGGCGCGCGACAGCATCCTGGCGCTGAACCCACTGGTCGACGTGGTCCTGCACCGGGAACGGCTCGAGAGGTCCAACGCCCTGTCCCTGTTCGCAGGCTACGACCTCGTCGTCGACGGCACGGACAACTTCGCCACCCGCTACCTCGTGAACGACGCCGCCGCGATCCTCGGCAAGCCCTACGTGTGGGGCTCCATCCTCCGTTTCGACGGGCAGGTGAGCGTGTTCTGGCAGGATCGCGGACCCACCTACCGCGATCTCTATCCCGAGGCGCCGCCGCCGGGATCGGTGCCGTCCTGCGCCGAGGGAGGCGTGCTCGGCGTGCTCTGCGCGCAGATCGGCTCCGTGATGGTCAACGAGGCGATCAAGCTCATCACGGGCGTCGGCACCACCCTCCTCGGCAGGGTGCTGGTGTTCGACGCACTGGAGATGAGCTGGCGGGAAGTGCGCGTACGTCCCGACCCGACGGCGGCGCGCATCACCGAACTGATCGACTACGAGCAGTTCTGCGGGTTGCCACCCGCCGGTCGGACCGGGGCGGAGGGTGCCGGCAGCGGGGACCGGGTCCCGACGATCACGGTGGACGAACTCGCGCGGCTCCTCGCCGAGCGGTCCGCGGGAAGGGCCGATTTCGAGCTGCTCGACGTCCGCACCCCGGAGGAGTACGCCATCGTCAGCATCGACGGCGCAGTGCTGGTCCCGAAGGACACGATCCTCGACGGCGACGCCTCCGTGGACGCCGGCCGGACCGTCTACGTCCACTGCAAGTCGGGCGTCCGGTCGGCCGACGTCGTGCGCTTCCTCCGGGCGCAGGGGCACCCGGACGCGCGGTCGGTGGACGGCGGGATCATCGAGTGGGTCCGCAGGATCGAACCGGCGAAGCTGACGTACTAG
- a CDS encoding TetR family transcriptional regulator gives MSAEPTASGKPLRLPRDERRRQLLAAAQEVFVGSGYHGAAMDDIAVAAKVSKPVLYQHFPGKRDLYLALLDSHLAELTQLLVDALRSTDDNKLRVHATMRAYFQFIAQDSRAHRLVFESDISNEPDVSSRLEAFNAQFANDIAGVIAGDTQLSLVEATLLGRGLAGMAQISARYWLETDGSLDIDAAAELIYRLAWRGISRFPKEI, from the coding sequence GTGAGTGCAGAACCGACCGCCTCTGGAAAGCCCCTCCGGCTGCCGCGGGACGAACGCCGTCGGCAGCTGCTGGCAGCGGCACAGGAGGTCTTCGTGGGGAGCGGATACCACGGCGCGGCGATGGACGACATCGCCGTCGCGGCCAAGGTCAGCAAGCCGGTGCTCTACCAGCATTTCCCGGGCAAGCGCGACCTCTACCTCGCGTTGCTCGACAGCCATCTCGCCGAGCTGACGCAGCTGCTCGTCGATGCCCTGCGCTCCACGGATGACAACAAGCTCCGGGTCCACGCGACCATGCGTGCCTATTTCCAGTTCATCGCACAGGACAGCAGGGCGCACCGCCTCGTCTTCGAGTCGGACATCAGCAACGAGCCCGACGTGAGCAGCCGGCTCGAGGCCTTCAACGCACAGTTCGCCAACGACATCGCCGGCGTGATCGCGGGTGACACCCAGCTGTCCCTGGTGGAGGCGACGCTGCTGGGCCGCGGCCTGGCGGGGATGGCGCAGATCAGCGCCAGATACTGGCTGGAGACCGACGGCAGCCTCGACATCGATGCCGCCGCGGAGCTGATCTACCGTTTAGCTTGGCGCGGAATCAGCCGCTTCCCCAAGGAAATCTAG
- a CDS encoding ATP-binding protein produces the protein MEVKIGIQNVNREIILDSSESADAIAELVAAAMSGGTELRLKDSKGRQVIVPTSVLGYVEIGAEETRRVGFGAL, from the coding sequence GTGGAAGTCAAGATCGGTATCCAGAACGTCAACCGGGAGATCATCCTCGATTCCTCCGAGAGCGCCGACGCGATCGCGGAGCTCGTGGCCGCGGCGATGAGCGGCGGTACCGAGCTGCGCCTCAAGGATTCCAAGGGCCGCCAGGTGATCGTCCCGACGTCGGTCCTCGGCTATGTCGAGATCGGCGCCGAGGAGACCCGCCGCGTGGGCTTCGGCGCGCTCTAA
- a CDS encoding exoribonuclease R: MDLRDRESRQRLTESLRALREELDIREGFPEDALREAAEAVAASRLPPADLRHLPFLTIDPPGSTDLDQAVHLARSAGSDGSDDPGPGPDAGYEVWYAIADVPLFVRAGGAVDAEARLRGQTLYAPDGRISLHPETISEDAASLLPDQDRPAFVWHFDLDAGAVVRSVTVRRATVRSRRQLTYAEVQTAIDTGTADEQLLLREVGVRRIQQELDRGGASLNLPRQEITHDGESYAIVTEPPLPCEDWNAQISLMTGMAAARMMIDGGIGILRTMPEPDDGALGKFRRQSEALEHPWTSDMPYGAFLRTLDVADPRQLALMHAAASLFRGAGYTAFDGAVPDAVVQSAIAAPYAHTTAPLRRLVDRFVLVTCASLCAGEDVPEWVRAALPDLNALMASSNQTASRLDSGAMDAVQAALLSNRIGEAFSAVVLQGSPPAVEDAPGRQAPRLSGTVQVTEPPLEAKCYGELVAGERVTVVLLEADIARRRIRFEVKPTDAPQRDLR, translated from the coding sequence ATGGACCTCAGGGACCGCGAGTCCCGGCAGCGGCTCACCGAGTCGCTGCGGGCCCTCCGCGAGGAACTCGACATCCGTGAGGGCTTCCCGGAGGACGCGCTCCGCGAGGCGGCCGAGGCGGTGGCGGCCTCCCGCCTGCCGCCCGCCGACCTGCGACACCTGCCCTTCCTCACCATCGACCCGCCCGGCTCCACCGATCTCGACCAGGCCGTCCATCTGGCACGCAGTGCCGGGTCCGACGGGTCGGACGATCCCGGGCCGGGACCCGACGCCGGCTACGAGGTCTGGTACGCCATCGCCGACGTACCGCTCTTCGTCCGGGCCGGGGGCGCGGTCGACGCCGAAGCCAGGCTCCGCGGCCAGACCCTGTACGCACCCGACGGACGGATCTCCCTGCACCCGGAGACCATCTCGGAGGACGCCGCGAGCCTCCTCCCCGACCAGGACCGCCCTGCCTTCGTCTGGCACTTCGACCTCGACGCCGGCGCCGTCGTCCGGTCCGTCACCGTCCGCCGTGCCACGGTGCGCAGCCGCCGCCAGCTCACCTACGCCGAGGTCCAGACGGCGATCGACACGGGTACCGCGGACGAGCAACTCCTCCTCCGCGAGGTCGGGGTCCGGCGCATCCAGCAGGAACTGGACCGCGGCGGGGCGAGCCTCAACCTGCCGCGCCAGGAGATCACCCACGACGGCGAGAGCTACGCAATCGTCACCGAGCCGCCCCTTCCCTGCGAGGACTGGAACGCGCAGATCTCGCTGATGACGGGCATGGCCGCGGCCCGCATGATGATCGACGGCGGCATCGGCATCCTGCGCACCATGCCGGAGCCCGACGACGGCGCACTGGGCAAGTTCCGCCGCCAGTCGGAGGCGCTCGAGCACCCGTGGACCTCGGACATGCCGTACGGGGCCTTCCTGCGCACGCTCGACGTCGCCGACCCGCGGCAGCTCGCCCTGATGCACGCCGCGGCCTCGCTCTTCCGTGGCGCCGGCTACACCGCGTTCGACGGTGCGGTGCCCGACGCCGTCGTGCAGTCGGCCATCGCGGCGCCCTACGCGCACACCACAGCTCCCCTGCGCCGCCTCGTGGACCGCTTCGTGCTCGTCACGTGTGCGTCGCTGTGCGCCGGCGAGGACGTGCCGGAGTGGGTGCGTGCCGCCCTCCCCGATCTCAATGCGCTGATGGCGTCCTCGAACCAGACCGCCTCGCGGCTCGATTCCGGCGCGATGGACGCCGTGCAGGCGGCGCTGCTGAGCAACCGCATCGGCGAGGCCTTCTCCGCCGTCGTCCTGCAGGGCTCCCCGCCCGCCGTCGAGGACGCGCCCGGCAGGCAGGCCCCGCGCCTGTCCGGCACGGTGCAGGTCACCGAACCCCCGCTGGAGGCCAAGTGCTACGGCGAACTCGTCGCGGGAGAGCGCGTCACCGTGGTCCTGCTCGAAGCGGACATCGCCCGGCGGCGCATCCGCTTCGAGGTCAAACCGACGGACGCGCCCCAGCGGGACCTGCGATGA
- a CDS encoding hypothetical protein (possible pseudo due to frameshift), with protein MNGRTCTTRTQTTPPATDTHHLVADNSSDAIDVEETLVTTEEPHAAVAETFADFNVRPDIVESLSDAGITHPFPIQAMTLSIALGGHDIIGQAKTGTGKTLGFGIPAIQRVVGPDDAGYEKLPVPGAPQALVVVPTRELAVQVANDLTTAAKKRNARASSPSTAAARTSPRSRPSRRASRSWSARPAA; from the coding sequence ATGAACGGTAGAACGTGCACAACACGAACACAGACAACGCCCCCGGCCACGGATACGCACCACCTCGTCGCCGACAACTCCTCCGACGCCATCGACGTCGAGGAGACCCTGGTCACCACGGAGGAGCCGCACGCGGCCGTCGCCGAGACCTTCGCGGATTTCAACGTCCGCCCCGACATCGTCGAGTCCCTGAGCGACGCCGGCATCACCCACCCCTTCCCCATCCAGGCGATGACGCTCTCGATCGCCCTCGGCGGCCACGACATCATCGGCCAGGCGAAGACCGGGACGGGCAAGACCCTCGGCTTCGGCATCCCCGCGATCCAGCGCGTCGTCGGTCCCGACGACGCGGGCTACGAGAAGCTCCCCGTCCCGGGCGCCCCGCAGGCGCTGGTCGTCGTGCCGACGCGCGAACTCGCCGTCCAGGTCGCGAACGATCTCACGACGGCGGCGAAGAAGCGCAACGCGCGCGCATCGTCACCATCTACGGCGGCCGCGCGTACGAGCCCCAGATCGAGGCCATCAAGAAGGGCGTCGAGATCGTGGTCGGCACGCCCGGCCGCCTGA
- a CDS encoding hypothetical protein (possible pseudo due to internal stop codon/frameshift), translated as MVGTPGRLIDLYRQKLLVLKNVKIVVLDEADEMLDLGFLPDVETLIAATPPVRQTLLFSATMPGPVIAMARRYMTQPTHIRAADPEDEGITKKDIRQVIYRAHNLDKAEVVARILQARGRGRAIIFCKTKRTAAKLSEELIDRGFAAGAIHGDLGQGAREQALRAFRGDKIDVLVATEVAARGIDVEDITHVINYQCPEDEKAYLHRVGRTGRAGKKGTAVTFVDWDDVPRWGLINKALGLDTPEPVETYSSSPHLYTDLDIPEGTKGRLPRKDRKLAGIDAEVLEDLGETGNAAAAHAPTAPGRRRTRTGGRGGRRDGAAAGESADGTRSPRSRGRGGNRSADAPAAPAAAAHSGDAVEGGGHRRRSGSDAEAPAGDRQRRTRTRRRNGEVVAKPAGGAED; from the coding sequence GTGGTCGGCACGCCCGGCCGCCTGATCGACCTGTACCGGCAGAAACTGCTGGTGCTCAAGAACGTCAAGATCGTGGTGCTCGACGAGGCCGACGAGATGCTGGACCTCGGCTTCCTGCCCGACGTCGAGACCCTGATCGCCGCCACGCCTCCCGTGCGCCAGACGCTCCTGTTCTCGGCCACGATGCCCGGCCCCGTCATCGCGATGGCCCGCCGCTACATGACGCAGCCCACGCACATCCGCGCCGCGGATCCCGAGGACGAGGGCATCACCAAGAAGGACATCCGCCAGGTCATCTACCGGGCGCACAACCTGGACAAGGCCGAGGTGGTGGCCCGCATCCTGCAGGCACGGGGCCGCGGCCGCGCCATCATCTTCTGCAAGACGAAGCGCACGGCGGCGAAGCTCTCCGAGGAACTGATCGATCGCGGTTTCGCGGCCGGCGCGATCCACGGCGACCTGGGCCAGGGTGCCCGCGAGCAGGCGCTGCGTGCCTTCCGCGGTGACAAGATCGACGTGCTCGTGGCCACGGAGGTCGCGGCGCGCGGCATCGACGTCGAGGACATCACACACGTCATCAACTACCAGTGCCCCGAGGACGAGAAGGCCTACCTGCACCGCGTCGGCCGCACGGGCCGCGCCGGCAAGAAGGGCACCGCCGTCACCTTCGTCGACTGGGACGACGTGCCCCGCTGGGGCCTCATCAACAAGGCACTCGGCCTGGACACGCCGGAACCGGTGGAGACCTACTCCTCGTCGCCGCATCTCTACACCGATCTCGACATCCCCGAGGGCACCAAGGGGCGCCTTCCCCGCAAGGACCGCAAGCTCGCCGGCATCGACGCGGAGGTCCTGGAGGACCTGGGCGAGACCGGCAACGCGGCGGCGGCGCACGCCCCGACGGCGCCGGGGCGACGGCGGACGCGCACCGGCGGTCGCGGCGGCCGCCGCGACGGCGCGGCGGCCGGCGAATCGGCCGACGGTACGCGCAGCCCGCGCAGCCGTGGCCGGGGCGGTAACCGCTCCGCGGACGCACCTGCTGCACCGGCGGCAGCGGCACACTCCGGCGACGCCGTCGAGGGCGGCGGCCACCGCCGTCGTTCCGGGTCCGATGCCGAAGCTCCCGCGGGTGACCGGCAGCGCCGCACCCGCACGCGCCGGCGCAACGGCGAGGTCGTCGCGAAACCGGCCGGCGGCGCAGAGGACTAG
- a CDS encoding metal-dependent phosphoesterase — protein sequence MRIDLHTHSNVSDGTEDPDVLIASAVAAGLDAVALTDHDSTAGWDRAAAAAARLGITFVPGMEVSCRTDTGISVHVLSYLHDPEHAGLREEIGKSRTARLTRARRMVELMSEDFPITWDLVEEHVTEGATVGRPHIADALIALGIVTTRSEAFDRVLTARSPYWVSHYAPHPAHAVALIRAAGGVPVFAHPSAFNRGAVVGGAVIDEMIDAGLLGLEVEHRDNPEGARGELRAIARENGLLVTGSSDYHGSGKPNLLGENVTSRETLEAIVEFATGTSLR from the coding sequence GTGAGAATCGACCTGCACACCCACTCCAACGTCTCGGACGGCACGGAGGACCCCGATGTCCTGATCGCGTCCGCCGTCGCCGCGGGCCTCGACGCCGTCGCCCTCACCGACCACGACTCGACGGCGGGCTGGGACCGGGCAGCGGCGGCGGCGGCGAGGCTGGGCATCACCTTCGTCCCCGGCATGGAGGTCTCCTGCCGGACCGACACCGGCATCAGCGTGCACGTGCTGTCCTACCTGCACGACCCGGAGCACGCCGGCCTCCGCGAGGAGATCGGGAAGTCCCGCACAGCGCGCCTCACGCGCGCCCGCCGCATGGTCGAGCTCATGTCCGAGGACTTCCCCATCACCTGGGACCTGGTCGAGGAGCATGTGACCGAGGGTGCGACCGTGGGCCGCCCCCACATCGCGGACGCCCTGATCGCACTGGGCATCGTGACCACGCGGTCGGAGGCCTTCGATCGCGTCCTGACCGCGCGTTCCCCGTACTGGGTCAGCCACTACGCGCCGCACCCCGCACACGCCGTCGCCCTCATCCGTGCGGCCGGCGGCGTCCCGGTCTTCGCGCATCCCTCGGCCTTCAACCGCGGGGCGGTGGTGGGGGGCGCCGTCATCGACGAGATGATCGACGCCGGCCTCCTGGGACTCGAGGTGGAGCACCGCGACAACCCCGAGGGTGCGCGCGGAGAACTGCGGGCGATCGCGCGCGAGAACGGGTTGCTGGTCACCGGCTCCAGCGACTACCACGGCAGTGGCAAGCCCAACCTGCTGGGCGAGAACGTCACGAGCCGCGAGACGCTCGAGGCCATCGTCGAGTTCGCCACGGGGACGTCGCTGCGCTAG
- a CDS encoding Xaa-Pro aminopeptidase, with amino-acid sequence MSTDDTAPASRNPTDSPEGQPLSDRNENRSQRPDSDAFKAFMASSWAPASEDLPAVATVAAHAARRRRAVSDRFPGERIVIPAGPFKVRSNDTDYRYRPHSGFAHLTGLGLDHEPDAVLVLEPVEQGTGDDGGNHTATLYFRELAGRDSAEFYANARYGEFWIGQRLSMAQIRAQLALATADLAELEVAITKDAGVREIGGVSIRLLREVDLNADALVDTSRINTGVDLEKADALDAVLAEALSELRLIKDAWEIEQMEAAVAATVEGFHEVVRALPRAITHPRGERVVEGAFFARAREEGNDLGYDTIAASGNNATTLHWIRNTGQVRAGELLLLDAGVEAESLYTADVTRTIPVNGRYTETQRRIYQAVLDAADAGFAAAQPGRKFREVHLAAVTVLAENLDRWGLLPVSLDEALAPEGQHHRRWMPHGTSHHLGMDVHDCAQAKRELYLDGILTEGMVFTIEPGLYFKAEDLAVPEEYRGIGVRIEDDVLMTADGPVNLSAAFPRSPDEVEDWMAGIWGSTGE; translated from the coding sequence GTGAGCACCGACGACACCGCCCCCGCATCCCGAAACCCCACCGATTCGCCGGAGGGCCAGCCGCTGTCCGACCGCAACGAGAACCGCTCCCAGCGGCCCGATTCCGACGCCTTCAAGGCCTTCATGGCCAGCAGCTGGGCACCGGCGTCGGAGGACCTCCCGGCCGTGGCGACCGTCGCGGCGCACGCCGCGCGCCGTCGTCGTGCCGTCTCCGACCGCTTCCCCGGCGAGCGCATCGTGATCCCGGCCGGCCCCTTCAAGGTCCGCTCCAACGACACCGACTACCGCTACCGCCCGCACTCGGGATTCGCCCACCTGACCGGTCTCGGCCTCGACCACGAACCCGACGCCGTGCTGGTCCTCGAACCGGTGGAACAGGGAACGGGGGACGACGGCGGGAACCATACGGCCACGCTGTACTTCCGGGAACTCGCGGGACGCGACAGCGCCGAGTTCTATGCGAATGCGCGCTACGGCGAGTTCTGGATCGGCCAGCGTCTCTCCATGGCGCAGATCCGGGCCCAGCTCGCCCTCGCGACCGCGGATCTCGCCGAACTCGAGGTGGCGATCACCAAGGACGCCGGCGTTCGCGAGATCGGTGGGGTGAGCATCCGCTTGCTCCGGGAGGTCGACCTCAACGCCGACGCGCTCGTCGACACCTCCCGGATCAACACGGGCGTGGACCTCGAGAAGGCGGACGCCCTCGACGCGGTACTCGCCGAGGCCCTGTCCGAGCTGCGGCTCATCAAGGACGCCTGGGAGATCGAGCAGATGGAGGCGGCCGTCGCCGCCACCGTCGAGGGGTTCCACGAGGTGGTCCGCGCCCTCCCCCGCGCCATCACCCATCCGCGTGGCGAGCGCGTTGTCGAAGGCGCGTTCTTCGCCCGTGCCCGCGAGGAAGGCAACGACCTCGGCTACGACACCATCGCAGCATCGGGGAACAACGCGACGACGCTCCACTGGATCCGCAACACCGGCCAGGTCAGGGCCGGCGAACTGCTGCTGCTGGACGCAGGAGTGGAGGCGGAGAGCCTCTACACGGCCGATGTCACCCGCACCATCCCCGTGAACGGGCGGTACACCGAGACGCAGCGCAGGATCTACCAGGCCGTGCTCGATGCCGCCGACGCGGGCTTCGCCGCAGCACAGCCGGGCCGGAAGTTCCGTGAGGTCCACCTCGCGGCCGTCACGGTCCTGGCCGAGAACCTGGACCGGTGGGGACTCCTGCCCGTATCCCTCGACGAGGCGCTCGCGCCCGAGGGCCAGCACCACCGCCGCTGGATGCCGCACGGGACCAGCCACCACCTCGGCATGGATGTGCACGACTGCGCCCAGGCCAAGCGGGAACTGTACCTGGACGGGATACTCACCGAGGGCATGGTCTTCACCATCGAGCCGGGCCTGTACTTCAAGGCGGAGGATCTGGCGGTCCCCGAGGAGTACCGCGGGATCGGTGTGCGCATCGAGGACGACGTGCTGATGACCGCCGACGGACCCGTCAACCTCAGCGCGGCCTTCCCCCGGAGCCCGGACGAGGTCGAGGACTGGATGGCCGGTATCTGGGGCAGCACCGGCGAGTAG
- a CDS encoding magnesium transporter, translating to MTNNPTRVFVARLLGLDVFDPLGDRLGRLRDAVVLDRGPTRPPQVVGLVVEVPGKKRVFVPMTRITSMDPSQIICTGLVNLRRFEQRGAEMLVVAELFDRRLTLRDGSGSAVVEDIAMERNRAGDWHVSQLFVRRGGSTSPLRGLRRGGERLIIDWLDAFHGTTDEPQGATQFVAQHDDLKPADFADALHEMNDKRRIEVAGELQDDRLADVLQELPDDDQVQILQSLTRERAADVLEEMDPDDAADLLNELPEAQKEELLQLMEPDDAEDVRRLLEYEEDTAGSLMTTVPVILPPEATVAEALAHVRREELTPALASSIFVCRPPLETPTGRYLGAVHIQQLLRYPPPEPLGNIIDTDLEAVGDQANVSEVSRILATYNLNSLPVVNADGRLVGAVTVDDVLDHLLPDDWRAQDDTSVPKRGDRRG from the coding sequence GTGACTAACAACCCGACCCGCGTCTTCGTCGCCCGACTCCTGGGGCTCGATGTCTTCGATCCGTTGGGCGACCGCCTCGGCCGCCTCCGGGACGCCGTCGTCCTCGACCGCGGCCCGACCAGGCCCCCGCAGGTCGTGGGCCTCGTGGTCGAGGTCCCCGGGAAGAAACGCGTGTTCGTACCCATGACGCGCATCACCTCGATGGACCCGTCCCAGATCATCTGCACCGGTCTCGTCAACCTCCGCCGCTTCGAGCAGCGTGGCGCGGAGATGCTGGTCGTGGCCGAGCTCTTCGACCGGCGACTCACCCTGCGCGACGGAAGCGGCAGCGCCGTCGTCGAGGACATCGCGATGGAGCGCAACCGTGCGGGCGACTGGCACGTCTCCCAGCTGTTCGTGCGACGCGGCGGATCGACCTCTCCCCTGCGCGGCCTGCGTCGCGGCGGTGAGCGCCTCATCATCGACTGGCTCGATGCCTTCCACGGCACCACGGACGAACCGCAGGGCGCCACCCAGTTCGTCGCTCAGCACGACGACCTCAAGCCCGCCGACTTCGCCGACGCGCTGCACGAGATGAACGACAAACGGCGCATCGAAGTCGCCGGCGAGCTGCAGGACGACCGTCTCGCGGACGTCCTCCAGGAACTGCCCGACGACGACCAGGTCCAGATCCTGCAGTCCCTGACACGCGAGCGCGCGGCCGACGTCCTCGAGGAGATGGACCCCGACGACGCGGCCGATCTCCTCAACGAGCTCCCCGAGGCGCAGAAGGAGGAGCTCCTGCAACTCATGGAGCCCGACGACGCCGAGGACGTCCGCCGCCTGCTGGAGTACGAGGAGGACACCGCCGGCTCCCTCATGACCACGGTGCCCGTCATCCTCCCTCCCGAGGCGACCGTCGCCGAGGCTCTCGCGCACGTCCGCCGGGAGGAACTGACCCCGGCCCTCGCCTCCTCGATCTTCGTCTGCCGCCCGCCGCTCGAGACGCCGACGGGGCGCTACCTCGGCGCCGTGCACATCCAGCAGCTGCTGCGGTACCCGCCGCCCGAGCCGCTCGGCAACATCATCGACACGGACCTCGAGGCCGTCGGCGACCAGGCGAACGTGAGCGAGGTGTCGAGGATCCTCGCCACCTACAACCTGAACTCGCTGCCGGTGGTCAACGCCGACGGCAGGCTGGTGGGCGCCGTAACCGTCGACGACGTCCTGGATCACCTGCTGCCCGACGACTGGCGGGCCCAGGACGACACATCCGTACCGAAACGAGGTGACCGCCGTGGTTGA
- a CDS encoding hypothetical protein (possible pseudo due to frameshift) → MNAPLPVEEAVLHALTSVIDPELRRPITELGMVDAVAVEGRTARVRVLLTIAGCPLRDTIRQDTEAALSDLDGVDDVEVELGVMDQAQRDALKEQLKGAGGRRGIPFNEPSSLTRVYAVASGKGGVGKSSVTVNLAVAMAAQGAPRRDRGRRRLRVLGPRPPGHHAAAHPRRRTHPAARRPRREGHLHRDVRRRQPAHLLARADAAPGARAVPDGRVLR, encoded by the coding sequence GTGAATGCCCCCCTGCCCGTCGAGGAGGCCGTGCTGCACGCCCTCACCTCGGTGATCGACCCCGAGCTGCGCCGTCCCATCACCGAACTCGGCATGGTCGACGCGGTCGCCGTCGAGGGACGCACCGCCCGGGTCCGGGTCCTCCTGACCATCGCCGGGTGTCCCCTGCGCGACACGATCAGGCAGGACACCGAGGCCGCCCTGTCCGACCTGGACGGCGTCGACGACGTGGAGGTGGAGCTCGGCGTCATGGACCAGGCCCAGCGCGACGCCCTGAAGGAGCAGCTGAAGGGCGCCGGCGGCCGCCGCGGCATCCCGTTCAACGAGCCGTCATCCCTGACGCGCGTCTACGCGGTCGCCAGCGGCAAGGGCGGTGTCGGCAAGTCGAGCGTGACGGTGAACCTCGCGGTCGCCATGGCGGCGCAGGGGGCTCCGCGTCGGGATCGTGGACGCCGACGTCTACGGGTTCTCGGTCCCCGCCCTCCTGGGCATCACGCAGCAGCCCACCCGCGTCGACGAACTCATCCTGCCGCCCGTCGCCCACGGCGTGAAGGTCATCTCCATCGGGATGTTCGTCGACGGCAACCAGCCCATCTCCTGGCGCGGGCCGATGCTGCACCGGGCGCTCGAGCAGTTCCTGACGGACGTGTACTTCGGTGA
- a CDS encoding hypothetical protein (possible pseudo due to frameshift) — MFVDGNQPISWRGPMLHRALEQFLTDVYFGDLDALFLDLPPGTGDIAISVAQLLPSSELLVVTTPQSAAADVAERAGAMAAQTGQRVAGVIENMSWLELPDGGRLELFGAGGGSTLAARLTDTLGTEVPLLGSIPLEVALREGGDAGTPLVLGRDGSRARTELEAIAAVLARRRPRGLDGLKLPLSPR, encoded by the coding sequence ATGTTCGTCGACGGCAACCAGCCCATCTCCTGGCGCGGGCCGATGCTGCACCGGGCGCTCGAGCAGTTCCTGACGGACGTGTACTTCGGTGACCTGGACGCCCTGTTCCTGGACCTGCCGCCGGGCACGGGCGACATCGCCATCTCCGTGGCGCAGCTGCTGCCGTCGTCGGAGCTCCTGGTCGTCACGACCCCGCAGAGCGCTGCCGCCGACGTCGCCGAACGCGCCGGCGCCATGGCCGCGCAGACCGGTCAGCGTGTGGCCGGCGTCATCGAGAACATGTCCTGGCTCGAACTGCCCGACGGCGGGCGGCTCGAACTCTTCGGCGCAGGAGGCGGGAGCACGCTGGCAGCGAGGCTGACGGACACGCTCGGCACCGAGGTCCCCCTGCTCGGCAGCATCCCCCTGGAGGTGGCCCTGCGCGAGGGCGGCGACGCCGGCACTCCCCTCGTCCTCGGCCGGGACGGCTCGAGGGCCCGTACGGAACTGGAGGCGATCGCCGCGGTGCTCGCCCGCCGCCGCCCACGGGGCCTGGACGGACTGAAGCTGCCGCTCAGCCCGCGCTGA